From one Enterobacter kobei genomic stretch:
- the tamA gene encoding autotransporter assembly complex protein TamA has product MPQIRLICVASLLLASGHAFAANVRLQVEGLSGALQKNVRAQLSTIESDEVTPDRRFRARVDDAIRDGLKALGYYEPTIDFELRPPPAKGRQVLIARVSPGEPVRIGGTDVILRGGARTDHDYLDLLKTRPAIGTVLNHHDYDSFKKSLTNVALRKGYFDSQFNKSQLGVALDRHQAFWDIDYDSGTRYRFGAVTFEGSQIREEYLQNLVPFKEGDYYQTKDLAELNRRLSATGWFNSVIVAPEFEKSRKTKVLPLHGVVSPRTENTIETGVGYSTDVGPRVKASWKKPWMNSYGHSLTTNASISAPEQQLDFSYKVPLLKNPLEQYYLVQGGLKRTDLNDTESDSTTLAVSRYWDLSSGWQRAINLRWSLDHFTQGKITNTTMLLYPGVMISRTRSRGGLMPTWGDSQRYSIDYSNTAWGSDVDFSVLQAQNVWIRTLADRHRFVARGNLGWIETGDFDKVPPDLRFFAGGDRSIRGYKYKSIAPKDDDGKLKGASKLATGSLEYQYNVTGKWWGATFIDSGEAVSDIRRSDFKTGAGVGVRWQSPVGPIKLDLAVPIGDKDEHGLQFYIGLGPEL; this is encoded by the coding sequence GTGCCACAGATCCGTCTTATATGTGTTGCCAGTTTACTGCTGGCAAGCGGTCACGCCTTTGCGGCAAATGTCCGTTTGCAGGTAGAGGGGTTATCAGGCGCGCTACAAAAAAACGTCCGCGCACAGCTGTCGACGATTGAAAGCGACGAGGTCACGCCGGATCGCCGCTTCCGCGCTCGCGTGGATGATGCTATCCGTGACGGTCTGAAAGCGCTTGGCTACTACGAGCCAACCATTGATTTCGAACTGCGGCCACCGCCGGCCAAAGGCCGCCAGGTGCTGATCGCCCGCGTGTCGCCGGGTGAACCGGTACGCATCGGCGGTACGGACGTGATCCTGCGCGGCGGCGCGCGTACCGATCATGATTATCTCGACCTGCTGAAAACCCGTCCGGCCATCGGTACTGTGCTGAATCACCACGATTACGACAGCTTCAAAAAATCCCTGACTAACGTTGCCCTGCGCAAAGGCTACTTCGACAGCCAGTTTAATAAAAGCCAGTTGGGTGTCGCCCTCGATCGTCATCAGGCGTTCTGGGATATTGATTATGACAGCGGCACGCGCTACCGCTTTGGCGCGGTAACCTTTGAAGGCTCGCAGATCCGCGAAGAGTATCTGCAAAATCTGGTGCCCTTCAAAGAAGGGGATTACTACCAGACCAAAGACCTGGCGGAGCTGAACCGCCGCCTGTCCGCCACCGGCTGGTTTAACTCGGTGATCGTCGCGCCGGAGTTTGAAAAGTCACGCAAAACTAAAGTCCTGCCACTGCATGGCGTGGTATCGCCGCGCACGGAAAACACCATTGAAACCGGCGTAGGTTACTCCACTGACGTCGGACCGCGGGTGAAAGCCTCGTGGAAAAAACCGTGGATGAACTCCTACGGCCACAGCCTGACCACCAACGCCAGCATCTCCGCCCCGGAGCAGCAACTGGACTTCAGCTACAAAGTCCCGCTGCTGAAAAATCCGCTGGAGCAGTATTACCTGGTGCAGGGCGGCCTGAAGCGTACCGATCTGAACGATACCGAATCAGATTCCACTACGCTGGCGGTGTCCCGCTACTGGGATCTCTCCAGCGGCTGGCAACGCGCCATTAACCTGCGCTGGAGTCTCGATCACTTTACCCAAGGCAAGATCACGAATACCACCATGCTGCTTTATCCGGGCGTGATGATCAGCCGTACCCGCTCGCGCGGCGGCCTGATGCCGACCTGGGGCGACTCTCAGCGCTACTCCATCGACTATTCCAATACCGCGTGGGGCTCGGACGTCGATTTCTCGGTATTGCAGGCGCAAAACGTCTGGATCCGCACCCTTGCCGATCGCCACCGCTTTGTAGCGCGCGGTAACCTCGGCTGGATTGAGACCGGCGACTTCGACAAAGTCCCGCCGGATCTGCGCTTCTTCGCCGGTGGCGATCGCAGTATTCGTGGTTATAAATACAAATCCATCGCGCCAAAGGATGACGACGGCAAGCTGAAAGGGGCGTCGAAACTGGCGACCGGCTCGCTGGAGTATCAGTACAACGTTACCGGGAAGTGGTGGGGCGCGACCTTTATCGACAGCGGCGAAGCGGTCAGCGATATCCGCCGCAGCGATTTCAAAACCGGTGCGGGTGTCGGCGTACGCTGGCAGTCGCCGGTCGGCCCGATCAAGCTCGATCTCGCCGTGCCCATCGGCGATAAAGACGAACACGGATTACAGTTTTACATCGGTCTGGGGCCTGAATTATGA
- a CDS encoding polyamine export protein PaeA, giving the protein MLNSILLILCLIAVSAFFSLSEISLAASRKLKLKLMADEGNINAMRILKMQETPGMFFTVVQIGLNAVAILGGIVGDAAFSPAFYNVLINFMSPELADQLSFIISFTLVTSMFILFADLTPKRIGMIAPEAVALRIINPMRFCLFLFTPLVWFFNGLANVIFRIFKLPMVRKDDITSDDIYAVVEAGALAGVLRKQEHELIENVFELESRTVPSSMTSRENIIWFDLHEDEQSLKNKVAQHPHSKFLVCNEDIDHIIGYVDSKDLLNRVIGNQSLTLVNGVQIRNTLIVPDTLTLSEALESFKAAGEDFAVIMNEYALVVGIITLNDVMTTLMGDLVGQGQEEQIVARDENSWLVEGGTPIDDVMRVLDIDEFPQSGNYETIGGFMMFMLRKIPKRTDSVKFNGFKFEVVDIDNFRIDQLLVTRIDSKPTVLVPKMPDSDEQGAA; this is encoded by the coding sequence ATGTTAAACAGTATTTTACTAATACTTTGTCTGATCGCTGTGAGTGCGTTTTTCTCGCTGTCGGAGATTTCGCTCGCGGCTTCCCGTAAACTCAAACTTAAACTGATGGCCGACGAGGGCAATATCAACGCCATGCGTATCCTGAAAATGCAGGAAACGCCGGGGATGTTCTTTACGGTGGTGCAAATCGGCCTGAATGCGGTCGCCATTCTCGGCGGTATCGTGGGCGATGCGGCCTTTTCGCCGGCCTTCTACAATGTGCTGATCAACTTCATGTCACCGGAGCTGGCGGATCAGTTGAGCTTCATAATCTCCTTCACCCTTGTTACCAGTATGTTCATCCTGTTTGCGGATCTCACTCCGAAACGCATCGGTATGATTGCGCCAGAAGCGGTGGCTTTGCGCATCATCAACCCGATGCGCTTCTGCCTGTTCCTCTTCACGCCGCTGGTGTGGTTCTTTAACGGCCTGGCAAACGTGATTTTCCGCATTTTCAAACTGCCGATGGTGCGCAAAGACGACATCACCTCCGATGATATTTATGCGGTGGTGGAAGCCGGTGCACTGGCGGGCGTGCTGCGTAAGCAGGAACACGAACTCATTGAAAACGTTTTTGAACTGGAATCCCGTACCGTGCCGTCGTCCATGACCTCGCGCGAGAACATTATCTGGTTCGATTTGCATGAAGATGAGCAGAGCCTGAAGAATAAAGTGGCGCAGCATCCGCACTCTAAATTCCTCGTCTGTAATGAAGATATTGACCATATCATCGGCTATGTGGATTCCAAGGATCTGCTCAACCGCGTGATTGGCAACCAGAGCCTGACGCTGGTGAACGGCGTGCAGATCCGCAATACCCTCATCGTTCCGGATACCCTGACGCTTTCCGAAGCGCTGGAAAGTTTCAAAGCGGCGGGGGAAGACTTCGCGGTGATCATGAACGAATACGCACTGGTGGTGGGTATTATCACGCTGAACGATGTGATGACCACGCTGATGGGCGACCTGGTTGGCCAGGGGCAGGAAGAGCAGATTGTGGCGCGTGATGAGAACTCATGGCTGGTTGAAGGCGGTACGCCGATTGACGACGTCATGCGCGTGCTGGATATCGATGAGTTTCCGCAGTCTGGCAACTATGAAACCATCGGCGGCTTTATGATGTTCATGCTGCGTAAGATCCCGAAACGCACCGACTCGGTGAAGTTCAACGGCTTTAAGTTCGAGGTGGTGGATATTGATAACTTCCGCATCGACCAGTTGCTGGTGACGCGTATCGACAGTAAGCCGACGGTGCTGGTGCCGAAAATGCCGGACAGCGACGAGCAAGGCGCGGCGTAA
- the tamB gene encoding autotransporter assembly complex protein TamB, whose protein sequence is MSLWKKISLGVLIFILLLLGAVAFLVGTTTGLHTLFNAANRWVPGLEIGQVTGGWRDLHLRNIRYTQPGVAVNAGDIHLAVKLGCLRDSSLCVNDLSLKDINVVIDSKKMPKSEQVEEEDNGPLDLSTPYAITLSRVALNNINIKIDDTTVSVIEFTSGLNWQEKNLTLKPTALKGLLIALPKVAEVAQEEVVDPKINNPHPDEKPLGETLKALFSKPVLPEMTDVHLPLNLNIEEFRGESLRLTGDTDILVRNMLLKVTTQDGNMTLDALDIDSNQGTVNATGTAQLSNTWPVDLTLNSTLNVDPLKGEKVKLKVGGALRDTLDVGINLSGPVDMVLRAQTQLAEAGLPLNVDVVSKQLYWPFTGERQYQADDLKLKLSGKMTDYTLSFRTAVKGQSVPPATILLDAKGNEQQINLDKLTIAALEGKTELKALLDWQQAISWRGDLTLNGINTAKEFPDWPSKLNGAIKIRGSLYGGSWQMDIPQLKITGNVKQNKVDVDGSLKGNSYLQWVIPGLHLQLGPNSAEVKGELGVKDLNLDAVINAPGLDNALPGLGGTAKGLVKVRGTVEAPQVLADITARALRWQELSVASVRVDGDVKSTDQIAGHLNVRAERIVQPGVNLRLVQLDAKGSEKQHELLLRVQGEPVSGQLKLAGSFDRATESWKGNLSDTRFATPVGPWSLNRAIALDYRNAEQKISIGPHCWTNPNAELCVPQTIDAGAEGRAVVNLNRFDLAMVKPFMPEATKASGIFSGKADVSWDTTKAGLPQGEVTLSGRNVRVTQTINDAPLLVAFDTLNLNARLRDNRADLGWMMRLTNNGQFDGQVQITDPQGRRNLGGNVNIRNFSIGMVNAIFSRGEKAAGTLSANLRLAGDAQSPQLFGQMQLNGVDIDGNFMPFDMQPSQLAMNFNGQRSTLQGVVRTQQGQINLSGDADWSQLDNWRARVAAKGSKVRITVPPMIRLDASPDVVFVATPELFTLDGSIDIPWARIVVHDVPESAVGVSSDEVMLNANLEPEKPQSASIPINSNLIVHVGNNVRMDAFGLKARLNGDLKVAQDNQGLGLNGQINIPEGRFHAYGQDLIVRKGELLFSGPPDQPLLNIEAIRNPEATENDVIAGVRVTGTADEPKAEIFSDPAMSQQEALSYLLRGQPLDSDQSDSAAMTSALVGLGVAQSGQVVGKIGETFGVSNLALDTAGVGDSSQVVVSGYVLPGLQVKYGVGIFDSLATLTLRYRLMPKLYLEAVSGIDQALDLLYQFEF, encoded by the coding sequence ATGAGTTTGTGGAAGAAAATAAGCCTCGGCGTACTGATTTTTATCCTGCTGTTGCTGGGTGCCGTCGCCTTTCTGGTGGGTACGACTACCGGCCTGCACACGCTGTTTAATGCCGCCAATCGCTGGGTGCCGGGGCTGGAAATCGGCCAGGTCACCGGCGGCTGGCGCGATCTGCATCTGCGAAACATTCGCTACACCCAGCCGGGCGTGGCGGTGAACGCCGGGGATATTCATCTGGCGGTGAAGCTCGGTTGCCTGCGTGATTCCAGTCTGTGTGTGAACGATCTGTCGCTAAAAGACATTAACGTGGTGATAGACAGTAAAAAAATGCCGAAGTCCGAGCAGGTGGAAGAAGAGGATAACGGCCCGCTGGATCTCTCCACGCCTTACGCCATCACCTTAAGCCGGGTGGCGCTCAATAACATCAACATCAAAATCGACGACACCACCGTCTCGGTGATCGAATTCACCAGCGGCCTGAACTGGCAGGAGAAAAACCTGACGCTGAAGCCAACTGCGCTTAAGGGCCTGCTGATCGCGCTGCCGAAAGTGGCGGAGGTGGCTCAGGAAGAGGTGGTGGATCCGAAGATCAATAATCCGCATCCGGATGAAAAACCGCTGGGCGAAACGCTGAAAGCGTTGTTCTCAAAGCCGGTGCTGCCGGAAATGACCGATGTGCATTTGCCGCTGAATCTCAATATCGAGGAATTTCGCGGCGAATCGCTGCGCCTGACCGGCGATACCGACATTCTGGTGCGTAACATGCTGCTGAAAGTCACCACCCAGGACGGCAACATGACCCTCGACGCGCTGGACATCGACTCGAACCAGGGCACAGTCAATGCTACCGGTACCGCGCAGCTCAGCAATACCTGGCCGGTGGATCTGACGCTAAACAGCACGCTGAATGTCGATCCGCTGAAAGGCGAAAAAGTGAAGCTCAAGGTTGGCGGTGCACTGCGCGACACGCTCGACGTCGGCATTAATCTTTCCGGTCCGGTGGACATGGTGCTGCGAGCGCAAACGCAGCTTGCCGAAGCGGGTCTGCCGCTGAATGTGGACGTGGTGAGCAAGCAACTCTACTGGCCGTTTACCGGCGAGCGGCAGTATCAGGCCGACGACCTGAAGCTGAAGCTCAGCGGCAAAATGACCGACTACACCCTGTCGTTCCGCACGGCGGTGAAAGGGCAGAGCGTGCCGCCTGCCACCATTTTGCTGGATGCGAAGGGCAATGAGCAGCAGATCAATCTCGATAAGCTGACCATTGCGGCGCTGGAGGGCAAGACCGAGCTGAAAGCACTGCTCGACTGGCAGCAGGCGATCAGCTGGCGTGGCGATCTGACGCTGAACGGCATCAATACCGCGAAAGAATTCCCGGACTGGCCGTCAAAACTCAACGGTGCGATCAAAATTCGCGGCAGTCTGTATGGCGGTAGCTGGCAGATGGATATTCCGCAGCTGAAAATCACCGGCAACGTCAAACAAAACAAAGTGGACGTCGATGGCTCCCTGAAAGGGAACAGCTATCTGCAATGGGTGATCCCCGGCCTGCATCTGCAACTGGGGCCTAACAGCGCCGAGGTGAAAGGCGAGCTGGGCGTTAAAGATCTGAACCTTGATGCGGTGATAAACGCGCCGGGGCTGGATAACGCATTGCCGGGTCTTGGCGGCACCGCAAAAGGCCTGGTGAAAGTGCGCGGCACCGTGGAGGCGCCGCAGGTGCTGGCAGATATTACTGCCCGTGCGCTACGCTGGCAGGAGTTGTCGGTTGCCAGCGTGCGCGTGGACGGCGATGTGAAGTCTACCGATCAGATCGCCGGTCACCTCAATGTGCGCGCCGAACGCATCGTGCAGCCGGGCGTTAACCTGAGACTGGTACAGCTGGATGCAAAAGGCAGCGAGAAGCAGCACGAGCTACTGCTGCGCGTGCAGGGCGAGCCGGTATCCGGTCAGTTGAAGCTCGCAGGCAGCTTCGATCGCGCCACCGAAAGCTGGAAAGGCAATCTGAGCGATACACGCTTTGCCACCCCGGTCGGGCCATGGTCGCTGAATCGGGCGATTGCGCTGGATTACCGCAACGCGGAGCAGAAGATCAGCATCGGGCCGCACTGCTGGACTAACCCGAATGCGGAACTGTGCGTGCCGCAAACTATCGACGCCGGGGCCGAAGGGCGCGCGGTGGTGAACCTGAACCGCTTCGATCTGGCGATGGTGAAGCCCTTTATGCCGGAGGCCACCAAAGCCAGCGGCATCTTCAGCGGCAAGGCAGACGTCAGCTGGGATACAACGAAAGCGGGCCTGCCGCAGGGTGAAGTGACCCTTTCCGGGCGCAACGTGCGCGTGACGCAAACCATTAACGACGCGCCGCTGCTGGTAGCCTTCGACACCCTTAATCTGAATGCCCGGCTGCGCGACAACCGCGCCGATCTGGGCTGGATGATGCGTCTGACCAATAATGGTCAGTTTGACGGGCAGGTGCAGATCACCGATCCGCAGGGGCGGCGAAATCTGGGCGGCAACGTCAATATCCGCAACTTCTCCATCGGCATGGTCAACGCTATCTTCTCGCGCGGTGAAAAAGCGGCGGGTACGCTGAGCGCTAACCTGCGTCTGGCCGGCGATGCGCAGAGTCCGCAACTGTTCGGGCAGATGCAGCTGAACGGCGTGGACATTGACGGCAACTTTATGCCGTTCGACATGCAGCCGAGCCAGCTGGCGATGAACTTTAACGGCCAGCGCTCGACGCTTCAGGGCGTGGTGCGCACCCAGCAGGGGCAGATCAACCTCAGCGGCGATGCGGACTGGAGTCAGCTGGATAACTGGCGGGCGCGGGTCGCCGCCAAAGGCAGCAAGGTGCGGATCACCGTACCGCCGATGATCCGTCTCGATGCGTCGCCGGATGTGGTATTTGTCGCCACGCCGGAGCTGTTCACCCTCGACGGCAGTATTGATATTCCGTGGGCGCGTATCGTGGTGCACGATGTGCCGGAAAGCGCGGTCGGTGTTTCGAGCGACGAAGTGATGCTGAATGCTAATCTGGAACCGGAAAAACCGCAGTCCGCCAGCATCCCGATCAACAGTAACCTTATCGTGCATGTCGGCAATAACGTGCGTATGGACGCGTTTGGCCTGAAAGCGCGTCTGAACGGTGATTTAAAAGTTGCTCAGGATAATCAAGGGCTTGGCCTGAACGGACAAATAAATATCCCCGAAGGACGCTTCCATGCCTACGGTCAGGATTTGATTGTGCGCAAAGGTGAGTTATTGTTCTCGGGCCCGCCGGATCAACCTTTACTTAATATTGAAGCGATCCGTAACCCCGAGGCCACCGAAAACGATGTTATTGCAGGCGTGCGGGTGACCGGTACCGCCGACGAACCGAAGGCGGAGATTTTCTCCGATCCGGCCATGTCGCAACAGGAAGCGCTCTCTTATTTACTGCGCGGCCAGCCGCTCGACAGCGATCAGAGCGACAGCGCGGCAATGACCTCGGCCCTTGTTGGTCTGGGGGTTGCACAAAGTGGGCAGGTTGTGGGTAAAATCGGCGAGACGTTCGGCGTCAGCAATCTGGCACTGGATACTGCCGGCGTGGGGGACTCCTCCCAGGTGGTGGTCAGCGGCTACGTACTGCCGGGTCTGCAGGTGAAGTATGGGGTGGGTATTTTTGATTCTCTGGCAACGCTCACGCTGCGCTATCGCCTGATGCCTAAGCTTTATCTCGAAGCGGTGTCTGGCATAGATCAGGCACTTGATTTGCTCTATCAGTTTGAGTTTTAG
- the cysQ gene encoding 3'(2'),5'-bisphosphate nucleotidase CysQ: MLDAICQLAREAGDAIMQVYDGHQPMDVTSKTDDSPVTAADIAAHQIIVQGLMALTPAIPVLSEEDPPSWDIRQHWQRYWLVDPLDGTKEFIKRNGEFTVNIALIEEGKPVLGVVYAPVLNVMYGAADGKAWKEESGIRKPIQVRDARPPLVVISRSHSDDELQEYLQQLGEHQTTSIGSSLKFCLVAEGQAQLYPRFGPTNVWDTAAGHAVAAAAGAHVHDWQGKTLDYTPRESFLNPGFRVSIY, encoded by the coding sequence ATGTTAGATGCGATTTGTCAGCTTGCCCGCGAGGCAGGGGATGCGATTATGCAGGTGTACGACGGCCATCAGCCGATGGACGTCACCAGTAAAACCGATGACTCACCCGTCACGGCGGCCGATATTGCCGCTCACCAGATCATTGTGCAGGGGCTGATGGCCTTAACGCCGGCGATCCCGGTGCTGTCAGAAGAAGATCCGCCGTCCTGGGACATTCGCCAGCACTGGCAGCGTTACTGGCTGGTGGATCCGCTGGATGGCACCAAAGAATTCATCAAACGCAACGGCGAGTTCACCGTTAACATTGCGCTGATCGAAGAGGGTAAGCCGGTACTCGGCGTGGTCTACGCGCCGGTGCTTAACGTGATGTACGGCGCCGCCGACGGGAAAGCCTGGAAAGAAGAGAGCGGCATCCGCAAGCCGATCCAGGTGCGCGATGCCCGCCCGCCGCTGGTGGTGATCAGCCGTTCACACAGTGACGATGAACTGCAAGAGTACCTGCAACAGCTGGGCGAGCATCAGACTACCTCCATTGGCTCGTCGCTGAAATTCTGCCTGGTGGCAGAAGGGCAGGCGCAGCTTTATCCGCGCTTTGGGCCAACCAACGTCTGGGATACGGCGGCAGGCCATGCGGTGGCCGCCGCCGCCGGAGCGCACGTTCACGACTGGCAGGGTAAAACCCTCGACTATACGCCGCGTGAATCCTTCCTCAATCCCGGCTTCCGGGTCTCTATTTACTGA
- the msrA gene encoding peptide-methionine (S)-S-oxide reductase MsrA: MSLFDKKHLVTQADALPGRNTPMPVASLHAVNEHSMTNVPDGMDVAFFAMGCFWGVERLFWVLPGVYSTAAGYMGGYTPNPTYREVCSGDTGHAEAVRVVYDPNVISYEQLLQVFWENHDPAQGMRQGNDHGTQYRSAIYPLTPEQDAAAKASLERFQAAMRAAGDDRTVTTEIKTAGPFYYAEDDHQQYLHKNPYGYCGIGGIGVCLPPQGTA, translated from the coding sequence GTGAGTCTATTTGATAAAAAACACCTTGTTACTCAGGCGGATGCATTGCCGGGACGTAACACGCCGATGCCGGTCGCCAGCCTGCATGCGGTCAATGAGCACTCGATGACGAATGTCCCGGACGGGATGGACGTCGCATTTTTCGCCATGGGCTGTTTCTGGGGCGTTGAACGTTTGTTCTGGGTTTTACCGGGCGTTTACAGCACCGCCGCAGGCTATATGGGCGGCTACACCCCGAATCCGACCTACCGCGAAGTGTGCAGCGGTGATACCGGCCACGCTGAAGCCGTGCGCGTGGTCTACGATCCGAACGTCATCAGCTATGAGCAGCTGTTGCAGGTTTTCTGGGAGAATCACGATCCGGCTCAGGGGATGCGCCAGGGCAACGACCACGGCACCCAGTACCGCTCGGCGATTTATCCGCTGACCCCGGAGCAGGACGCCGCGGCGAAAGCGAGCCTTGAGCGCTTCCAGGCCGCCATGCGTGCGGCGGGCGATGACCGCACGGTCACCACTGAGATCAAAACTGCCGGACCGTTTTACTACGCGGAAGATGACCACCAGCAGTATCTGCATAAAAACCCGTACGGCTACTGCGGTATCGGCGGGATTGGCGTCTGTCTGCCGCCGCAGGGCACAGCGTAA
- a CDS encoding YtfJ family protein — protein sequence MTLRTLLAATCLLLPLMASAHRFENNQRVPPVGIADRGELILSNNEFSYKKWNSSQLPGKVRVVQHIAGRSSAKEKNAALIEAIKSANLPHDRYQTTTIINTDDAIPGSAMFVRSSIESNKKLYPWSQFIVDSDGVARKAWQLDEESSAVAVLDKDGRVQWAKDGSLTPQEAQQVIALLRQLLSK from the coding sequence ATGACCCTACGCACTCTGCTGGCAGCCACCTGCCTGCTTCTGCCGCTGATGGCGTCTGCCCATCGCTTCGAAAACAATCAGCGCGTTCCGCCGGTTGGCATCGCCGACAGGGGGGAGTTGATCCTCAGTAATAATGAGTTTAGCTACAAAAAATGGAACAGCTCGCAGCTGCCTGGAAAAGTGCGAGTGGTGCAACATATTGCCGGTCGTTCGTCGGCAAAAGAGAAAAACGCGGCGCTGATTGAAGCGATCAAGTCGGCGAATTTGCCCCATGACCGCTACCAGACCACCACAATTATTAATACCGATGATGCCATTCCCGGCTCGGCGATGTTCGTGCGCAGCAGCATTGAGAGCAATAAAAAGCTCTATCCCTGGTCACAGTTTATTGTCGACAGCGACGGCGTGGCGCGGAAAGCCTGGCAGTTAGATGAAGAAAGCTCTGCGGTGGCGGTGCTGGATAAAGACGGACGAGTGCAATGGGCGAAAGATGGCTCGCTGACGCCGCAAGAAGCGCAGCAGGTGATCGCCCTGCTGCGTCAGTTACTCAGTAAATAG
- a CDS encoding DUF1107 domain-containing protein — translation MKIFQRYNPLQVAKYVKILFRGRLYIKDVGAFEFDKGKILLPKVKDKQHYSVMSEVNRQVLRLQSDLA, via the coding sequence ATGAAAATTTTCCAACGATACAACCCGCTGCAGGTAGCGAAATACGTAAAAATCCTGTTCCGTGGACGGTTGTACATCAAGGACGTCGGGGCTTTCGAGTTTGATAAGGGCAAAATCCTGCTGCCGAAAGTAAAAGACAAACAGCATTACTCGGTAATGTCTGAAGTTAACCGCCAGGTACTGCGCTTGCAGTCTGATTTGGCGTAA